The Pseudoxanthomonas sp. SL93 genome segment GCCCAACCCGTTGACCTCCCCGGCTCTCACCGGGCACTACGCCGTCGAGCTGGAAGCCATCCGCGCCCAGGGCCTGTTCAAATCCGAACGCATCATCACCAGCCCGCAGTCGGCCGAAATCACGCTCGCCGATGGCCGCGCGGTGCTCAATTTCTGCGCCAACAACTACCTGGGCCTGGCCGATCACCCGCAGATCATCGCCTCGGCGAAGGCCGCGCTGGATACCCACGGCTTCGGCATGGCCTCGGTGCGCTTCATCTGCGGAACCCAGGACCTGCACAAGCAGCTGGAGAAGAGGATCGCCGACTTTTTCGGCACTGAGGACACCATCCTCTACGCCGCGTGCTTCGATGCCAATGGTGGCCTGTTCGAACCACTGCTGGGCGAGAACGACGCGGTGATCTCCGATGCCCTGAACCACGCGTCGATCATCGACGGCGTGCGCCTGTGCAAGGCCAAGCGGTTCCGCTACGCCAACTGCGACATGGCCGACCTTGAAGCGCAGCTGCAGGCGGCCGATGCAGCCGGCTGCAAGACCAAGCTGATCACCACCGACGGTGTGTTCTCGATGGACGGCTTCATCGCCCCGCTGGACCAGATCACCACGCTGGCGAAGAAATACAACGCCCTGGTGCACATCGACGAATGCCATGCCACCGGCTTCCTCGGCGACAACGGGCGTGGCTCGGCGGAAGTGAAGGGCGTGCTGGAGAAGATCGACATCATCACCGGCACGCTGGGCAAGGCCATGGGCGGCGCGCTGGGCGGCTTCACCACGGCGAAGAAGGAAGTGATCGAACTACTGCGCCAGCGCTCGCGCCCCTACCTGTTCTCGAACTCCCTGCCGCCGCACGTGGTGGCAGCCGGCATCACCGCCTTCGACATGCTCTCTTCGGCGGGCGACCTGCGCCGGCAATTGCAGGAGAACACGCGCTACTTCCGCGAGAAGATGACGGCCGCCGGTTTCGACATCAAGCCGGGCGTGCATCCGATCTGCCCGGTGATGCTGTACGACGCGCCGCTGGCGCAGAAATTCGCCGAGCGCCTGCTTGAGGAAGGCATCTATGCCATCGGCTTCTTCTTCCCGGTGGTCGCCAAAGGCCAGGCGCGTATCCGCACGCAGATGAGCGCGGCGCACACGCGCGAGCACCTGGACCGCGCCATCGACGCGTTCACCCGCATTGGCCACGAGCTGGGCGTCATCAAGGGCTGAGCGCCCCGGCGACGCAGGCGCCGGTCAACGCCGGCGCTTGCGCTCCGCCCGCGCCACTGCCGGCTTGGGTTGCGGGCCCTTCGCCACGCGGATGCCGCGCGCCTTCATCCAGCGGTCGAAATCCTCCGCCGACATCTTCTTGCCGTGCTGGCTCATGTCGAAGCGGTAGTAGTCCGGATCGCGCTTGGCCGCGGAGGCAGCCGCCGTCGTGCGCCGGCTGCTGCGCGATGCCTTGCGGCCATCCGCCAGCAGCTCGCATTCGCCGGATACGGGAAGACCCAATGCCTCGTCGCCGACGCGCGCCGCCTGCAGCGCGTGCTGCAGCGGGCTCGTCTGCGCAGCCACTTCGGCACGCTTTCCGGCTGCCTTGCCGCAGGACGCGATCTCCTGCGCCGATGCCGTACCCATCACCCACATCAGTGAAACCGCGACCAGACAGTGGCGCATGACGACTCCTCCCCAGGATGTGGCGCGAGTGTAGGCATGCGTCGATTTGTTTAGCAGGCGTCAAAAGGTGCGCTTCTGCACACTCCCCGACATCGGTGCCGGTGCGATGCGCGAACTGTGCGCGCCCTCGCGCTGCGCATGCCACCCACGTCGCTCAGCGCGCGGGCTCCGCCAGCGACAGGAGCTCTTCGCGCGTCAGGGGACGCCACTGCCCTTTCGGCAGTTCGCCCAGCGGCAGTGGCCCGATCGCCACGCGCACGAGGCGCAGCACGTCGATGTCGAACGCCGCCAGCAGGCGCCGGATCTGCCGGTTGCGGCCTTCGGCCAGCACGATCTCGAGCCAGGCGTTGCGCTCGCCGCTGCGCAGCACGCGCGCCGTGGCGGCCGACAGGTGCTCGCCCTCGTGGACGACGCCCTGCACCAGCGCGCGCAGCAGCCCCTCGTCGGGCAGCCGGTCGACCTGCACGTGATAGGTCTTGTCCGGTCCCTGCGCCGGATCGGTGATCCGCGCCGCCCATGCTGGATCGTTGGTGAACAGCAACAGGCCCTCGCTGGCCTTGTCCAGGCGGCCGACCGGCGCGATCCATGGCAGGCCCCCGCCATCGAAGCAGCGGTACACCGTATCGCGTCCGCGCTCGTCCTGGGCCGTGGTGACCAGGCCGCGGGGTTTGTTGAGCATCAGGTAATGGCGCGGGCTGTCCGCCAGGGGCTGCCCATCCACCACGATCCGGTGCCGCCCCTGCACGACCGGGAATTCCGGATCGCGCATCACTCGCCCATCCACCGTGACGCGCCCCTCGCCGATCCAGCGGGCAGCCTCGGTGCGCGAACACAGCCCCTGCTTGGACAACACGCGGGCCAAACCATGCCGCGGCGGCGCACCGGCGGTGACCCGCGCAGCGCGCGTCACCCGGGGCGTTCGCGGCGGGCGGGAAGCGGGCATCAGGCGGTGCGAGAACGGCCGGGTCTACCGGCCGTCGTGGATCAGTCCTTTTTCGCCGGCGCGGCAGGCGCTGGCTGCACGGCCGGCGTTGCGGCGGGTGCGGCGCCCTTCGCCACGCGCACGCCACGCGACTTCATCCAGGCGTCGAATTCCTCGGCGGTCATGCGCTTGCCGTTCTGGTTCATGTCGAAGCGCCACGGCGTGTTGTCGAACTCGGTCTTCGGCTTGTAGGCCGCAGGACTGTTGGCCACCGCGGCGGCGGGGGCCGCGGCAGCAGGCAGTGCCTTGGCCACGTTGCGGCAGCCCTCGATGCGAAGGCGCAGCAGCACGCGGTCCACCGACTGTGCTTCATCGAACGCATGCGACGCCAGCACGCCGGAGGGCGCGCCGAGCTGCGTGGCCGTGGGCGTGAATTCGGGAGCGACCGGCGCGATAACCGTCGCACGGGCTGGCAGCGGCGGCGGCACCGGGCTGCCCGCGCAATCGGGGGCGGCGTGGGCGGCGGGAATCGCAGCGATGCAGAACAGGCTGGCGAGGACATGACGGCGCATCGGGACGACTCCTGCAATAGAACGTGCAGCGAGTGTAGGCAGCACGGCCAGGCATATCAAGGAATCGCGGGGACATGGGGCCGCGCATGCGGCAAGGCGGAAACGTCGTCACGGAATGCAGCGTGCGCGGAACCGCAAAAAGACGAAGCCCGGCACGAGGCCGGGCTTCGGGTGTTGCGGGAAGAGCGTCCGATCAGTTCTGGACGTTCAGTTCCGTACGACGGTTGCGAGCGCGGCCTTCAGCCGTGTCGTTGGTGTCCAGCGGACGGCTTTCGCCGTAACCCACCGGGCCCACCAGACGCGAAGCGTCCACGCCGTTGCTGGTCAGGTAGTCGTACACCGTCTTTGCACGGCGCTCGGACAGGCCCTGGTTGTAGGCGTCGGTACCGACGGAGTCGGTGTGGCCGGCGACTTCAACCTTCAGGTCGGGGTAGCGCTTCAGGATTTCGGTGGCTTCGCTCAGGATCGTCACAGCATCCGGACGCAGGGTGGCCTTGTCGAAATCGAAGTTGACGCCCTTCAGGTCGATCGAGACCGGCACCGGGCAGCCGTCCGGACCGATGGTCTGGCCAGCCTGCGAACCGGGGCACTTGTCGTCGCAGTTGTTGACGCCGTCACCGTCGTCGTCACCATCGGCGCAGGTCGGGGCGACCGGCGGCGGCGGAGCAACAGCGGCGGTCGGGGCCGGGCCCAGCGGGATCACGACGCCGACCGAAGCCAGCACGTCGCCGAACCAGCTTTCGTCCGGAGCAGCGAAGCTCTGGTCGTCGAAGTCGGCGCGGTAGGCGATTTCGGCACGCACGCCGACGCGCTTCTCGAGCGTGGTCTGGATGCCGACGCCGACCTTGGCGGCCAGGTTGCCGTCTTCACGGCTACCCGGGGAATCCGGGTTCGGGAACGCGTCGTACTCTTCCTCGGCGCGCTGGTAACCCAGGCCGGCCAGGATGTACGGGTTCCAGCCGCGGCCTTCGGAGATGAAGTGGCGACGCAGGTCCAGCGAGATGCCGTACTGGCTCCAGTTCAGGTCCTGGTTGTCGTCGAACTTCGGGTTCTGGTAGTTCAACTCGCCGTCGAGCGACCAGTTCGGGCTGATGAACTTGCCCAGACCCAGACCAACGAACGGGGCGTTGCGGGTGGTGCGATCATTGTCCTGCATGTTGAAGCCGGCCGAACCGGTCAGGTACCAACGGTCGTCAAACTCCTGGGCCATCGCCTGGTTGGCGAGGCTCAGGCCGCCCAGCAGCGCGGCGCAGAGAAGTTTCTTGTTCATTTGCAGCTCCTTGTAAAAGTTCAGTTGTAGAGAAACCGAAGTACTTCGCTTGCTTGCATTCCAGTTTTCTTGTGGTTATCCGAAGGCGACTACCGCGACGCCATCCTGAACAGATTATGCGGCAGTACGTGAAGACTGTGTTAACGGTACCATAACAAGTCCGACGAACGTAACACTATTAACTCGAAGCGCGGACGGCAAGCATTGCTGCAGGCGTGCGGACATTGTGAGGTGAAGGCAGCCTAGTGGGTCGAACGCTGGCATGCCTGCCGTCTGTCGGCAACGTTGCACGCGGGCAACAGACTGATGCGGCGCGCGCCCTTGGTCAACGTGGACCTTGGCCCGATGCTCGTCTCATGGACAACACCACCGCATTGCCTTCCCTCTTCCTCTCCCACGGCTCACCGATGCTGGCCGTGGAAGACTCGCCCACGGGCCGCTTCCTCGACCGCCTCAGCGGCCTTCTGCCGCGGCCCAGCGCGATCGTGGTGGCGTCGGCCCATTTCATCCATGCACGGCCCACGGTGACGGCGACGCCTTCGCCCGGCACGATCCATGACTTCGGCGGCTTCCCGCCGGCGCTCTACGACATCCGCTACCCCGCGACGGGAGCGCCCGCGCTGGCCACGGACGTGGCAGCACGGCTCACGGCCGCAGGATTCGATGCCCGCCTCGATGACCGGCACGGGCTGGACCATGGCGTCTGGGTGCCACTGCACCGCATGTATCCGGCGGCCGACCTGCCAGTGGTCGCGTTGTCGGTGAATCCCGCGCGCGGCGCCGACTGGCATTACCGGCTGGGGCTTGCGCTGGCACCGCTGCGCGCACAAGGCGTGCTGGTCATTGGGTCGGGCGGCTTTTCCCACAATCTGCGCGCCCTTGACTGGCAGCACGGCGACGCGCCCGCCTTTCCGTGGGTGGATACGTTCACGCATGCCCTGCGCGAGCGGTTGCTCGTTGGCGACATCGAAGGTGCGCTGGACTGGCAGTCGCTGCCGGAGGCACAGCGCAACCATCCCACCCCCGAACATCTTTACCCGTTGTACGTGGCCTTGGGCGCAGGTGGCGTGGGCGCACGCGCCCGGCTGCTGCACAGGGACATGGAGATGGGCGGGCTGGCGCTGGATGCGTTCGCGTTCGACAACAACACCTGACTCACATCGGCAAGCCGCGCTCCCAAGGCGGGTTTTCCCCGAACTGATCGACCAGGAAATCGGTGAACGCCCGCACGCGCGGCGGGACCAGGCTTCGCTGCGGCATCACCGCGCTGATGGCGGTGGTGGGCAAGGGGTAATCAGGCAACACGACGCGCAGGCGCCCCGCCCGCAGGTCGTCGGCGATGTGCCACAGCGAATGGACGACGATGCCTTCGCCCGCCAGCGACGCGTCCCTCAGCACTTCGCCGAAGTTGCTCTCGAAACGCCCCTGCACGCGCACGGCCACCTCACCCCCTTCCGGCGTGCCCAGTCGCCACACGTCCTGGCGGCCATTGCTGCCGAACAGCAGCAGGCAGTCGTGGCGGACCAGATCCTGCGGGACCCCGGGCATGCCGCGCCGGCGCAGGTAGTCGGGTGACGCGCACAGCACGCGCCGGTTGGGCGCGATGCCGCGTGCGACCAGGCGCGAATCCTCCAGCGCACCGATGCGGATGGCCAGGTCGAAGCCTTCGCTGACCAGATCCACAACATGATCGCTGAGGTGCACGCTGAGGCGCAGCTTGGGGTGGCGCGCCAGGAACGCCGGCAGCAGTGGCGAGACGTACTGGCGGCCGAACGAGGCCGACATCGTGAATCGCAGGGTGCCGGCGATCTCGCTGGCCGCTTCCCGCAGGCCGCTTCCCAGCGATTCCAGTTCCTCCACCAGCACGCGCCCCTGCTGCGCGAGTGCCGCGCCTTCCGGCGTGGGATGCAGGCGCCGGGTGGTCCGGTGCAGCAGGCGCACGCCCAGGTCCTTCTCCAGCCGCTTCAGCCGTTGGCTGGCCACTGCGACGGACAGGTCCAGGCTGTGCGCGGCCGCCGTGATCGAGCCTTGGTCGAGCACGCGCAGGAAGAGGGCAAGATCGCCAACCCGGTCCATTATCAATAATTCGTTGATAGTGATTCGCCATATTCGCCGTTTCTCGCAGTGACGGGAAGGGGCAAGCTGCGCGCCTCCCCACGGGTCCCCTACTCCATGGCCACCGCTCCCTCCTCCCGCCGCATGCCGGTGGCGCTGTACGCGTTGACCGCCGGCGCGTTCGGCATCGGCACCACCGAATTCGTGATCATGGGCCTGCTGATGCAGGTTGCCACGGACCTGAAAGTCACCATCGCCGCAGCCGGCCTGCTGATTTCCGGCTACGCCCTGGGCGTGTTCGCGGGCGCGCCGCTGCTTACCGCCGCGACCAGCCGGCTGCCGCGCAAGGCGGTGCTGGTCGCCTTGATGGTGGTGTTCACGCTGGGCAACCTGGCGTGCGCCCTGGCACCCAACTACACCGTGCTGATGATTGCGCGCGTGCTGACCTCGCTGGCGCACGGCACGTTCTTCGGTGTCGGTGCGGTGGTGGCCACCGGACTGGTCAGCGAGGACCGCAAGGCCTCGGCGATTTCCATCATGTTTACCGGCCTGACCGTGGCCACCTTGCTGGGCGTGCCCGCCGGCGCATGGCTGGGGCTGCACTACGGCTGGCGGGCGACGTTCTGGGCGGTGGCCGCGATCGGCGTCATCGCCACCGTCGTGATCGCCACGCTGGTGCCCAGCGACACCCGACGCGAGGCACCCGTCGCGTTCCGCGAGGAGCTGAAGGCCATCGCGCGCCCGCAGGTGCTGCTGGGCCTGCTGATGACGGTGCTGGGCTTCGGTGGCATGTTCACCGTGTACACATACATCCAGCCGTTGCTGACGCAGGTCACCGGTTTTGCCGACGCGGCGGTCTCCCCGATCCTGCTGGTGTTCGGCGTGGGCATGATCATCGGCAACCTGCTGGGGGGCCGCTTCGCTGACAGGCGCCTGTCCGGTGCCCTGCTGGGGACGCTGGCCGCGCTGGCCGCGGTGATGGGCGCGATGACGTTCGCGCTGCAGAGTCCGTGGCTGATGGTCGCCTTCGTGGGGCTGCTGGGCGCCGCCGCCTTCGCGACCGTCTCGCCCCTGCAGCTCTGGGTATTGCAGAAGGCCGACGGCGCGCAGAGCCTGGCGTCCAGCCTCAACATCGGCGCATTCAACCTCGGCAATGCATTGGGTGCCTGGTTGGGTGGCGTGGTGATCTCGCAGGGGCTCGGCCTGGCCGCGCTGCCCTGGGTGGCCGCGTTGGTGCCGACAACCGCCTTCGTCGTTGCGCTGTGGGCGCTTGAGTTGGAACGCCGCCGCCAGCGTCTCGTACTCGTCGGCGATGCCGCCGGCACCTGATCCGCTCCTTCCCCCTCTCAGGACTCGCACATGGAAACCCGTTTTCTCGGCCGCTCCGGCCTGAAGGTCTCGGCACTGGGCTTCGGCGCCGGCACGTTCGGCGGCAAGGGGCCGCTCTTCGGCGCCTGGGGCAACACCGATACCGCGCAGGCGCGCCGCATGATCGACATCAGTCTGGACGCAGGCCTCACCTTCTTCGACACCGCCGATGTCTATTCCGACGGGGCGTCCGAATCGATCCTGGGCGCGGCCCTGCAAGGCCGGCGCGATCAGGTCATCCTGTCCAGCAAGACCGGCCTGCGCCTGGGAGAAGGCCCCAACGATGCGGGCGCGTCTCGCTTCCGCCTGCTCAAAGCGGTGGATGCATCGCTGCAACGGCTCGGCACTGACTACCTCGATCTGCTGCAACTGCACGCCTTCGATGCGTTGACGCCGGTCGAGGAAACATTGTCCACGCTTGATGGGCTGGTCCGCGCTGGCAAGGTGCGCTACCTGGGCGTCTCCAACTACGCCGGGTGGCAACTGATGAAGTCGCTGGGCATCGCCGACCGCGACGGCTACACACGTTATGTCGCCAACCAGACCTACTATTCGCTCGTCGGCCGCGACTACGAATGGGAACTGATGCCACTGGCCATCGACCAAGGGATAGGCGCGGTGGTGTGGAGTCCGCTGGGTTGGGGCCGGTTGACCGGCAAACTGCGGCGCGGGCAGCCGTTGCCGGCCACCAGCCGCCTGCACGAGACCGCCGACATCGGGCCGCCGGTGGAACAGGCGCGCCTGTTCCGCATCATCGATGCGCTGGATGTCGTCGGCGAGGAAACCGGCAAGTCGATACCGCAGATCGCGATCAACTGGCTGTTGCAACGTCCCACCGTGTCGACCGTGCTGATCGGAGCGCGTACCGAAGAACAGCTGCTCCAGAACCTCGGCGCCATCGGCTGGCAACTGTCGCCCGAGCAGATCGCGCGCCTGGATGCCGCCAGCGCCGTCGAGGCGCCGTACCCCTACTATCCATACTGGCGCGGACACTTCTCCGAACGCAGTCCGCTGCCCGTCCAAGCCTTTCCCCCACACGCCGGAGCCACGCCGTGAAAGCTGTCGCCCTTACCCGTTACCTGCCCATCGACGATCCACAATCGCTTTCCGATGTGGAATTGGCCACGCCCACACCCACGGGTCACGACCTGCTGGTGCGCGTGGAAGCCGTATCCGTGAATCCGGTCGACACCAAGGTGCGATCGCCGAAGCCGCAGGTGGAAGCGCAGCCGAGGGTGCTGGGCTACGACGCCGCCGGTGTGGTTGAAGCGGTCGGCGAAGCAGTGACGCGCTTCAAGCCCGGCGATGCCGTCTATTACGCGGGCGACATCACGCGCCCCGGCAGCAATGCGCAGTTCCAGCTGGTGGACGAACGCATCGTCGGCCACAAGCCGGCGTCGCTTGATTTCGCCCAGGCTGCCGCCCTGCCGCTGACCACGATCACCGCATGGGAACTGCTGTTCCACCGCATGCCCTACGCGTTCGATGGCGGTGGCGCGGGCAAGTCGCTGCTGGTGATCGCCGGCGCGGGCGGCGTGGGCTCGATCGCCATCCAGTTGGCGAAGCGGGCGGGCTTCACCGTCATCGCGACGGCCTCCCGCCAGGACA includes the following:
- the kbl gene encoding glycine C-acetyltransferase gives rise to the protein MPNPLTSPALTGHYAVELEAIRAQGLFKSERIITSPQSAEITLADGRAVLNFCANNYLGLADHPQIIASAKAALDTHGFGMASVRFICGTQDLHKQLEKRIADFFGTEDTILYAACFDANGGLFEPLLGENDAVISDALNHASIIDGVRLCKAKRFRYANCDMADLEAQLQAADAAGCKTKLITTDGVFSMDGFIAPLDQITTLAKKYNALVHIDECHATGFLGDNGRGSAEVKGVLEKIDIITGTLGKAMGGALGGFTTAKKEVIELLRQRSRPYLFSNSLPPHVVAAGITAFDMLSSAGDLRRQLQENTRYFREKMTAAGFDIKPGVHPICPVMLYDAPLAQKFAERLLEEGIYAIGFFFPVVAKGQARIRTQMSAAHTREHLDRAIDAFTRIGHELGVIKG
- a CDS encoding pseudouridine synthase; amino-acid sequence: MPASRPPRTPRVTRAARVTAGAPPRHGLARVLSKQGLCSRTEAARWIGEGRVTVDGRVMRDPEFPVVQGRHRIVVDGQPLADSPRHYLMLNKPRGLVTTAQDERGRDTVYRCFDGGGLPWIAPVGRLDKASEGLLLFTNDPAWAARITDPAQGPDKTYHVQVDRLPDEGLLRALVQGVVHEGEHLSAATARVLRSGERNAWLEIVLAEGRNRQIRRLLAAFDIDVLRLVRVAIGPLPLGELPKGQWRPLTREELLSLAEPAR
- a CDS encoding OmpA family protein; its protein translation is MNKKLLCAALLGGLSLANQAMAQEFDDRWYLTGSAGFNMQDNDRTTRNAPFVGLGLGKFISPNWSLDGELNYQNPKFDDNQDLNWSQYGISLDLRRHFISEGRGWNPYILAGLGYQRAEEEYDAFPNPDSPGSREDGNLAAKVGVGIQTTLEKRVGVRAEIAYRADFDDQSFAAPDESWFGDVLASVGVVIPLGPAPTAAVAPPPPVAPTCADGDDDGDGVNNCDDKCPGSQAGQTIGPDGCPVPVSIDLKGVNFDFDKATLRPDAVTILSEATEILKRYPDLKVEVAGHTDSVGTDAYNQGLSERRAKTVYDYLTSNGVDASRLVGPVGYGESRPLDTNDTAEGRARNRRTELNVQN
- a CDS encoding class III extradiol ring-cleavage dioxygenase, which produces MDNTTALPSLFLSHGSPMLAVEDSPTGRFLDRLSGLLPRPSAIVVASAHFIHARPTVTATPSPGTIHDFGGFPPALYDIRYPATGAPALATDVAARLTAAGFDARLDDRHGLDHGVWVPLHRMYPAADLPVVALSVNPARGADWHYRLGLALAPLRAQGVLVIGSGGFSHNLRALDWQHGDAPAFPWVDTFTHALRERLLVGDIEGALDWQSLPEAQRNHPTPEHLYPLYVALGAGGVGARARLLHRDMEMGGLALDAFAFDNNT
- a CDS encoding LysR family transcriptional regulator, translated to MDRVGDLALFLRVLDQGSITAAAHSLDLSVAVASQRLKRLEKDLGVRLLHRTTRRLHPTPEGAALAQQGRVLVEELESLGSGLREAASEIAGTLRFTMSASFGRQYVSPLLPAFLARHPKLRLSVHLSDHVVDLVSEGFDLAIRIGALEDSRLVARGIAPNRRVLCASPDYLRRRGMPGVPQDLVRHDCLLLFGSNGRQDVWRLGTPEGGEVAVRVQGRFESNFGEVLRDASLAGEGIVVHSLWHIADDLRAGRLRVVLPDYPLPTTAISAVMPQRSLVPPRVRAFTDFLVDQFGENPPWERGLPM
- a CDS encoding MFS transporter; translation: MATAPSSRRMPVALYALTAGAFGIGTTEFVIMGLLMQVATDLKVTIAAAGLLISGYALGVFAGAPLLTAATSRLPRKAVLVALMVVFTLGNLACALAPNYTVLMIARVLTSLAHGTFFGVGAVVATGLVSEDRKASAISIMFTGLTVATLLGVPAGAWLGLHYGWRATFWAVAAIGVIATVVIATLVPSDTRREAPVAFREELKAIARPQVLLGLLMTVLGFGGMFTVYTYIQPLLTQVTGFADAAVSPILLVFGVGMIIGNLLGGRFADRRLSGALLGTLAALAAVMGAMTFALQSPWLMVAFVGLLGAAAFATVSPLQLWVLQKADGAQSLASSLNIGAFNLGNALGAWLGGVVISQGLGLAALPWVAALVPTTAFVVALWALELERRRQRLVLVGDAAGT
- a CDS encoding aldo/keto reductase, translating into METRFLGRSGLKVSALGFGAGTFGGKGPLFGAWGNTDTAQARRMIDISLDAGLTFFDTADVYSDGASESILGAALQGRRDQVILSSKTGLRLGEGPNDAGASRFRLLKAVDASLQRLGTDYLDLLQLHAFDALTPVEETLSTLDGLVRAGKVRYLGVSNYAGWQLMKSLGIADRDGYTRYVANQTYYSLVGRDYEWELMPLAIDQGIGAVVWSPLGWGRLTGKLRRGQPLPATSRLHETADIGPPVEQARLFRIIDALDVVGEETGKSIPQIAINWLLQRPTVSTVLIGARTEEQLLQNLGAIGWQLSPEQIARLDAASAVEAPYPYYPYWRGHFSERSPLPVQAFPPHAGATP
- a CDS encoding zinc-binding alcohol dehydrogenase family protein, with amino-acid sequence MKAVALTRYLPIDDPQSLSDVELATPTPTGHDLLVRVEAVSVNPVDTKVRSPKPQVEAQPRVLGYDAAGVVEAVGEAVTRFKPGDAVYYAGDITRPGSNAQFQLVDERIVGHKPASLDFAQAAALPLTTITAWELLFHRMPYAFDGGGAGKSLLVIAGAGGVGSIAIQLAKRAGFTVIATASRQDSIDWSRAMGADHVITHREPLAPQLKALGFDTVDAALNLADTDRYWTELGELLAPLGHVGLIVEPRGELRIGDPYKSKSIGIHWEMMFARPRFRTADMGEQGALLDRVADLIDAGTLRGTLTGTLSPINAVNLREAHRRLESGTTIGKLVLAGW